Proteins from one Saccharomyces eubayanus strain FM1318 chromosome XI, whole genome shotgun sequence genomic window:
- a CDS encoding type II protein arginine methyltransferase, with product MMKRFFPLKIQTRLKCDYPLLTFEQLVSTNGIGKGKTGRIPLRDYIEWQNFPNIMKRENFFTQRKQASTGSIDPILFDNIINYDPVFSECLAKWLLVNYKLNDYPYYDLNIVNIYTDLPQGIQICKSLMTYLKSTLSENMFQRIKYFMIPLYKCDNVPLKVLDGIPGAVSLVQDYPVSPTLLKEKFLIEDPVNILMLNDVIKYTTHDLVRYSSYHNAWEQCFVDVDENGQNNKTFDSDIDYSCKLALDQMFSEQSNIVPDKEVYIPTKLIEIFTTIKNNIPEHRLFTVDTPQRSSPTLLSILKSLLNPRLTGSSQIVEPYSDSIFSDICSGRVYFMTDFLQLQKIYNDINESSRSCEVEDISDFVEKWMSPSETDTRTLSNGKKPHLEDISNSTLATLHST from the coding sequence atgatgaaaagattcTTTCCCCTTAAAATTCAGACTCGTCTGAAATGCGACTACCCACTACTTACTTTCGAGCAATTGGTTTCTACAAATGGAATAGGGAAAGGGAAAACCGGCAGAATTCCTTTAAGGGATTACATAGAATGGCAAAATTTCCCaaatataatgaaaagagaaaacttCTTTacacaaagaaaacaagcGTCTACGGGATCCATAGATCCCATTTTATTTGACAACATTATCAATTATGATCCAGTATTCAGCGAGTGCCTCGCAAAATGGCTACTTGTCAACTACAAATTGAACGACTACCCGTATTATGACCTCAACATCGTCAATATTTACACGGATTTACCTCAAGGGATTCAAATATGCAAAAGTTTAATGACATATCTAAAATCGACATTGTCTGAAAACATGTTTCAGAGGATAAAGTACTTTATGATTCCTTTATACAAATGTGACAATGTACCATTAAAGGTCTTAGATGGAATACCTGGAGCAGTAAGCTTAGTTCAAGATTATCCGGTATCTCCGActttattgaaagaaaagtttctCATAGAGGACCCCGTTAATATTCTAATGCTCAACGATGTTATTAAATACACGACCCACGATTTAGTCAGATACTCTTCATACCATAACGCATGGGAGCAATGCTTTGTAGATGTGGATGAGAATggacaaaataataaaacattTGATAGTGATATTGACTATTCGTGCAAACTTGCGTTAGATCAAATGTTCAGTGAACAATCAAATATAGTTCCTGATAAAGAAGTTTATATTCCTACTAAATTAATTGAGATATTCACaacaatcaaaaataatattccAGAACATCGACTCTTCACCGTGGACACTCCACAAAGATCGAGCCCAACattattatcaatattaaAAAGCTTATTAAACCCACGCTTAACAGGGTCGAGCCAGATAGTGGAACCATACTCCGATTCAATCTTTTCTGATATTTGCAGCGGAAGGGTGTATTTCATGACGGACTTCTTACAGTTACAAAAAATCTACAATGATATCAATGAATCCTCTAGGAGCTGTGAAGTCGAGGATATTAGcgattttgttgaaaaatggatGAGCCCTAGTGAGACAGACACACGCACATTGTCGAATGGAAAGAAGCCTCATCTGGAAGACATAAGCAACAGTACTTTGGCAACACTTCATTCCACATAa
- the KDX1 gene encoding putative protein kinase KDX1 translates to MATDSDRCVFRAFGQEYILNKHFRLVDEIGRGSNGLICSSTYTEKNEESTIAIKKIPNAFVSKLSCKRTLRELKLLRHFRGHPNIIWLFDTDIVFYPDGVLNGVYLYEELMECDLSQVIRSGQCLENTHCQSFIYQILCALKYIHSADVLHRDLKPKNLLVNSDCQLKICNFGLSRGYSENYEENNHFLTEFVATRWYRAPEIMLSYQGYTKAIDVWSTGCILAELLGGKPIFDGKDYVDQLNHILQILGTPSKETLQGISSQKVQNYIFQFGNIPRTPFESLLPRASSEGLDLLRKMLEFDPERRVTVSEALEHPYLSIWHDIDDESSCEIKFDFEFEHIDSIEELQSQVIKEVFDFRQVVRKHPIGGDFSSSSSSSEDPILQEVADVHPSIKKLGSPNSDASLVSQLPSLTTTQPFESHVKANSGSSQGANTLECNTTQEHKDALRSHSGPNKTECLIVSSSPPEHNTNGNESVSQDTNDNDSIFFFDLEKELEFGLDGRFL, encoded by the coding sequence ATGGCGACTGATTCCGATAGATGTGTTTTTCGTGCCTTTGGCCAGGAATATATCCTGAATAAGCACTTTCGACTCGTAGATGAAATTGGCCGGGGCTCCAACGGCCTTATTTGTTCTTCGACTTATACAGAGAAGAACGAAGAAAGCACAATCGctatcaagaaaatccCTAATGCTTTTGTGAGTAAACTATCCTGCAAGAGAACCCTTCGTGAACTAAAATTATTGAGACATTTTAGAGGCCACCCTAATATAATCTGGCTTTTTGATACTGATATAGTTTTTTATCCAGACGGAGTATTAAACGGCGTGTACTTGTATGAAGAACTAATGGAATGTGACCTTTCTCAAGTGATAAGATCCGGACAATGCTTAGAAAATACACACTGTCAAAGCTTCATATACCAGATACTTTGTGCATTGAAATACATACATTCTGCTGACGTTTTACACCGCGACTTGAAGCCAAAAAACCTACTTGTCAATAGTGATTGCCAATTAAAGATTTGCAATTTTGGTCTGTCACGAGGTTATTCAGAAAActatgaagaaaacaatcaCTTTCTTACAGAGTTTGTAGCAACAAGATGGTATAGAGCGCCGGAAATCATGTTGAGTTATCAAGGATATACGAAAGCTATCGATGTTTGGTCAACAGGGTGTATTTTGGCGGAATTGCTGGGCGGAAAACCTATCTTTGATGGCAAAGATTATGTAGATCAACTGAATCATATCCTCCAAATACTCGGAACTCCATCAAAGGAAACATTACAAGGAATCAGTTCTCAGAAGGTTCAGAATTACATCTTCCAGTTCGGTAATATACCAAGGACACCTTTTGAGAGTCTATTGCCGAGAGCTAGTTCAGAAGGATTAGACCTATTACGGAAAATGCTGGAGTTTGATCCGGAACGACGAGTAACAGTAAGTGAGGCATTAGAGCATCCATATTTGTCCATATGGCACGATATAGACGATGAATCTTCATGCGAAATAAAGTTTGACTTTGAGTTCGAACATATCGATAGTATAGAGGAACTACAAAGCCAAGTCATAAAGGAAGTGTTTGACTTTAGACAAGTTGTTAGGAAACATCCCATTGGTGGAGacttttcatcatcatcttcgtcatcagaAGACCCCATTCTCCAAGAGGTTGCTGATGTCCATCCctcaataaaaaaattaggcAGCCCTAACTCCGATGCCTCTCTTGTGAGTCAACTACCATCATTGACTACAACTCAGCCGTTTGAAAGCCATGTAAAGGCAAACTCAGGTTCGTCTCAAGGTGCAAACACGCTCGAATGCAATACCACCCAGGAACATAAGGACGCGTTGAGGTCACACAGCGGGCCAAATAAAACGGAATGTTTGATTGTGTCATCATCTCCTCCCGAACATAATACAAATGGTAATGAGAGTGTAAGCCAGGATACCAATGACAATGacagtatttttttctttgatttagaaaaagaattagaatTTGGACTGGATGGTAGATTTTTATAA
- the ELF1 gene encoding Elf1p has product MGKRKKSTRKPSKRLVQKLDTKFNCLFCNHEKSVSCTLDKKNSIGTLSCKICGQSFQTRINSLSQPVDVYSDWFDAVEEVNSGRGSDTDDGDEDSNSDYESDSDQEGISTKVRGEVDSDEEEVDSDEERIGQVKRGRGALVDSDDE; this is encoded by the coding sequence ATGGgtaagagaaagaagtCAACAAGAAAGCCAAGCAAGAGGCTAGTCCAAAAGCTGGATACGAAATTCAACTGTTTGTTTTGTAACCACGAAAAATCTGTATCATGCACTctagataaaaaaaacagtatAGGAACTCTTTCATGCAAGATTTGTGGTCAGTCTTTCCAAACGCGTATAAATTCGCTATCGCAACCGGTGGATGTATATAGTGATTGGTTTGATGCTGTAGAAGAAGTCAATTCTGGGCGCGGAAGCGACACggatgatggtgatgagGACTCCAATAGTGATTATGAAAGTGATTCAGATCAAGAGGGCATAAGCACGAAAGTTCGTGGCGAAGTCGATTCTGATGAGGAGGAAGTAGACTCGGACGAGGAGAGAATAGGGCAAGTTAAAAGAGGTAGAGGCGCATTGGTAGATAGCGATGATGAATAA
- the RCN1 gene encoding Rcn1p: MPSFKEVSISFMKKGKIKTRNKQISKTEALMSKVVTDTVIITSGRCDVVDNDNVERIQGWLSKYILTKFQINEDEPLQLIVLKRFKRILLICPSHDLSQHVMAASHASEVEKLNFSYSLQDGYNNLAKEYLKVPESEKMFLISPPASPPPEFDFSKCEDAPQRHVQSHIQQQQQQRMKAGHLLPNNPDEDSNGTFTLLKSKVGAITINRCPTNEDCGNKRLVDHVKTALPPKSIFDSDDDEGTTC, from the coding sequence ATGCCttccttcaaagaagtATCTATTagttttatgaaaaaaggtaaaataaaaacaagaaataaacaGATATCAAAAACAGAAGCGCTGATGAGCAAGGTTGTAACGGACACAGTGATCATAACCTCAGGTAGGTGTGATGTTGTTGATAATGACAATGTGGAACGAATCCAGGGTTGGTTATCTAAGTATATTTTAACGAAGTTCCAAATCAACGAAGATGAACCGCTACAGTTGATCGTTTTAAAaagattcaaaagaatactGTTAATCTGCCCCAGTCATGACTTATCTCAACATGTTATGGCTGCATCTCATGCTTCGGAGGTGGAGAAGCTCAACTTTAGTTACTCTTTACAAGATGGATATAACAATTTAGCCAAAGAATACTTGAAGGTACCAGAGAGCGAAAAAATGTTTCTGATTTCACCTCCAGCGTCACCACCGCCTGAATTTGACTTTAGCAAGTGTGAAGATGCACCACAGAGACACGTTCAGAGTCATAtacagcagcagcagcagcagcgaATGAAAGCGGGCCACCTGTTGCCAAACAACCCAGATGAAGACAGTAACGGTACTTTCACGTTGTTGAAATCAAAAGTGGGCGCTATCACGATTAACAGGTGTCCCACAAATGAAGATTGCGGAAATAAGCGATTAGTGGATCATGTTAAGACAGCTCTCCCACCAAAATCCATATTTGACagtgatgacgatgaaggGACAACATGTTGA
- the RPS27A gene encoding 40S ribosomal protein eS27: protein MVLVQDLLHPTPASEARKHKLKTLVQSPRSYFLDVKCPGCLNITTVFSHAQTAVTCESCSTVLCTPTGGKAKLSEGTSFRRK, encoded by the exons ATG GTTTTAGTTCAAGATTTATTACATCCAACTCCTGCCTCTGAAGCAAGAAAGCACAAATTAAAGACTCTGGTCCAAAGCCCAAGATCCTACTTTTTGGACGTTAAATGTCCAGGTTGTTTGAACATCACTACGGTTTTCTCTCACGCCCAAACCGCGGTCACTTGTGAATCCTGCTCAACAGTCTTGTGCACACCAACCGGTGGTAAGGCTAAGCTTTCTGAAGGTACATCTTTCAGAAGAAAGTAA
- the RSM22 gene encoding tRNA methyltransferase RSM22 — protein sequence MLRRCLNFSLRNIRYNSTLTNASLQSSNLTDLIDTNIKDINVLSPYRDEAGNLTQGGNSKEARLSFKTLQGQSYRDQLDLNPDVSKAINNNIMSVHIPNNVRRVATNYYSELQEPNSLHRPCKTKMEVDAHIASIFLQNYGSVFQSLKELQKRVGAENFKPQRVLDVGFGPATGIVALNDVLGESYRPDVKDAVILGSAEMQKRAKIILSRQINEVVDPTEMESTVEEGGGINKQGDEIPQEDELVGEVMTKKINVMTNLRSSIPGSKEYDLVILTHQLLHDKNQFPIQVDENIEHYLNMLAPGGHIVIVERGNPMGFEVIARARQVMLRPENFPEEFGKIPRPWLRGMSNKNKNDVGSMNIPSDYFLKVIAPCPHQRKCPLQVGNPNFYTHKEGKDLKFCNFQKSIKRPKFSIELKKGKLLATSWDNSQGDASRLKGTGRRNGRDYEILNYSYLILQRSHKDEKSLKEIEKLRNESGNVKYDVGSSGDDTQDTWPRIINDPVKRKGHVMMDLCAPSGELEKWTVSRSFSKQAYHDARKTKKGDLWTLGAKTQIKGLGDLNVKKFKKLEKERIKQLKKEERQKSREIIESYNDLEDSLQFGNNKLSNIEVMKEMSNVHGHYFSQHVNKK from the coding sequence ATGCTAAGAAGATgcttgaatttttcactacGAAACATTCGATATAATTCAACCCTTACGAACGCAAGTTTGCAGAGTTCGAATTTGACGGATCTTATAGACACTAATATTAAAGATATAAATGTCCTTTCACCGTACAGAGACGAAGCCGGTAATTTGACTCAAGGAGGTAACTCAAAAGAAGCCAGGTTATCGTTTAAAACTCTCCAGGGCCAATCGTATCGTGATCAGCTAGACTTGAATCCCGATGTGAGCAAAGCaatcaataataatattatgtcCGTACATATTCCCAATAACGTGAGAAGAGTTGCAACAAATTACTACAGTGAGCTCCAGGAGCCGAATTCATTGCATCGCCcttgcaaaacaaaaatggagGTTGATGCTCATATAGCGTCTATATTTCTACAAAATTATGGCTCTGTATTCCAAAGTTTAAaggaattacaaaaaagagTAGGCGCTGAGAACTTCAAGCCTCAGAGGGTTCTGGATGTCGGGTTTGGTCCCGCTACTGGTATAGTTGCACTGAACGATGTTTTAGGTGAAAGCTACAGACCGGATGTAAAAGATGCAGTTATATTGGGTAGTGCTGAAATGCAAAAAAGAGCCAAAATTATTTTAAGCAGACAAATCAATGAAGTTGTTGATCCTACCGAAATGGAATCAACTGTAGAGGAAGGGGGGGGGATTAATAAGCAAGGCGATGAGATCCCTCAAGAAGATGAGCTTGTCGGAGAAGTAATgactaaaaaaattaatgtGATGACCAATTTACGATCTTCAATTCCCGGGTCGAAAGAATATGATCTCGTAATTTTAACGCACCAACTTCTTCATGACAAGAACCAGTTTCCAATTCAGGTAGACGAAAATATTGAGCATTATTTAAACATGTTGGCACCTGGGGGCCATATCGTTATTGTTGAACGAGGCAATCCGATGGGATTCGAAGTTATAGCTAGAGCAAGACAAGTTATGCTTAGACCTGAAAATTTCCCAGAAGAATTTGGTAAGATTCCCAGGCCTTGGTTGAGGGGAATGTcgaataaaaacaaaaatgacgTAGGGTCAATGAACATACCGagtgattattttttaaaggtCATTGCTCCTTGCCCTCATCAGAGGAAATGTCCTCTGCAAGTAGGGAACCCAAACTTTTACACGCATAAAGAAGGTAAAGATTTAAAGTTCTGTAATTTTCAGAAGAGCATTAAAAGACCTAAGTTTAGTATAGAGTTAAAAAAGGGCAAACTTCTGGCCACGTCATGGGATAATTCTCAAGGAGATGCCTCTAGATTAAAAGGCACTGGAAGGAGAAATGGTCGTGATTATGAGATTCTAAATTACTCCTACTTGATTCTCCAGAGATCGCATAAAGATGAGAAAtctttgaaggaaattgaGAAATTACGGAATGAAAGTGGCAATGTCAAATACGATGTTGGATCATCAGGTGACGACACACAGGATACTTGGCCGCGCATTATAAATGACCCCGTCAAGCGTAAAGGTCATGTCATGATGGACCTATGTGCACCATCGGGggaacttgaaaaatggacGGTTTCGAGgtcattttccaaacaaGCTTATCATGACGCAAGAAAGACCAAGAAAGGTGATTTATGGACTTTAGGGGCCAAGACACAAATTAAAGGGTTGGGAGATTTGAATGTAAAAAAgtttaaaaaattagaaaaggaaagaatcAAGCAActcaagaaggaagaacGTCAAAAATCAAGAGAGATTATTGAATCCTATAATGACCTTGAAGACTCTCTTCAATTTGGCAATAACAAGCTGTCAAACATTGAAgtaatgaaagaaatgtCAAACGTTCACGGTCACTATTTCTCACAGcatgtaaataaaaaatga
- the SRP102 gene encoding Signal recognition particle receptor subunit beta, with the protein MLSNSLVIACLLVIITTIAFITVQKTSSSKTGIKQKSYQPSIVIAGPQNTGKTSFLTLLTTDSVRPTVVSQEPLLAANYNNSRTSLVDFPGHVKLRYKLSEYLKTRAASIKGLIFMVDSTIDPKKLTTTAEFLVDILLITESSCENGVDILIACNKSESFTARPSSKINDALENEIQKIIERRKKSLNEVKRKVNEDEDTENSLDALQSANGFKFANMEGSVVTIEGSVSKNNISKWQKWIDEKL; encoded by the coding sequence ATGCTAAGTAATTCGCTAGTGATTGCCTGTTTATTGGTGATAATAACTACCATAGCATTTATCACAGTGCAAAAgacatcatcatcaaagaCTGGGATTAAACAAAAGAGTTATCAGCCATCTATTGTTATTGCAGGTCCTCAAAATACAGGCAAGACTAGCTTTCTTACGCTACTAACCACAGATTCCGTGAGACCAACCGTCGTGTCCCAGGAACCGTTATTAGCGGCGAATTACAATAATTCTAGAACTAGTTTGGTGGATTTCCCAGGCCATGTAAAATTACGCTATAAGCTCTCTGAATACTTGAAAACAAGAGCTGCATCTATCAAGGGGCTTATATTCATGGTGGATTCCACAATCGATCCTAAGAAATTAACTACAACCGCTGAGTTCTTGGTAGACATATTATTGATCACTGAATCTAGCTGTGAGAATGGTGTGGATATTTTGATCGCATGCAACAAAAGCGAATCATTTACTGCAAGACCATCATCAAAGATTAACGATGCTTTAGAAAacgaaattcaaaagatcattgaaaggagaaaaaaatcgttAAACGAAGTCAAAAGAAAGGTCAACGAAGACGAGGATACCGAGAATTCATTAGATGCTTTACAATCTGCTAATGGGTTTAAATTTGCAAATATGGAAGGGTCTGTCGTTACCATCGAGGGTAGTGTCAGTAAGAATAATATTTCCAAATGGCAAAAATGGATAGACGAAAAACTTTAG
- the GPM1 gene encoding phosphoglycerate mutase GPM1 — protein sequence MPKLILVRHGQSEWNEKNLFTGWVDVKLSAKGQQEAARAGELLKEKNVHPDILYTSQLSRAIQTANIALEKADRLWIPVKRSWRLNERHYGALQGKDKAATLEKYGEEKFNTYRRSFDVPPPPIEASSPYSQKGDERYSLVDPNVLPETESLALVIDRMLPYWQDVIAKDLLSGKTVMVAAHGNSLRGLVKHLEGISDADIAKLNIPTGIPLVFELDENLKPSKPSYYLDPEAAAAGAAAVANQGKK from the coding sequence ATGCCAAAGTTAATTTTAGTCAGACACGGTCAATCCGAATGGAACGAAAAGAACTTATTCACCGGTTGGGTTGATGTTAAGTTATCTGCCAAGGGTCAACAAGAAGCCGCTAGAGCCGGTGAATtgttgaaggaaaagaacGTCCACCCAGATATCTTATACACTTCTCAATTGTCTAGAGCTATCCAAACTGCTAACATTGCTTTGGAAAAGGCTGACAGATTATGGATCCCAGTCAAGAGATCTTGGAGATTGAACGAAAGACATTACGGTGCTTTGCAAGGTAAGGACAAGGCCGCTACTTTGGAAAAGTACGGTGAAGAAAAGTTCAACACCTACAGAAGATCTTTCGATGTCCCACCTCCACCAATCGAAGCTTCTTCTCCATACTCCCAAAAGGGTGATGAAAGATACAGCTTGGTTGACCCAAATGTCTTGCCAGAAACCGAATCTTTGGCTTTGGTCATTGACAGAATGTTGCCATACTGGCAAGATGTCATCGCCAAGGACTTATTGAGCGGTAAGACCGTCATGGTTGCTGCTCACGGTAACTCCTTGAGAGGTTTAGTTAAGCACTTGGAAGGTATCTCTGATGCCGACATTGCTAAGTTGAACATCCCAACTGGTATTCCATTGGTTTTCGAATTGGACGAAAACTTGAAGCCATCTAAGCCATCTTACTACTTGGACCCAGAAGCTGCCGCTGCTGGTGCCGCTGCCGTTGCCAACCAAGGTAAGAAATAA